Within Kutzneria chonburiensis, the genomic segment ATGACCAACGTGGTGCTCGTCGTGGCGGCGGGCTTCGGCACCTCACTGTCCCTGATCATGGCGATCGGCGCGCAGAACGCATTCGTGCTGCGCCAAGGGATCCGACGAGACGCGGTGCTGACGGTGGTGGCGATCTGCGGCGCGTCGGACGCGGTGCTGATCGGGCTGGGCGTGGGCGGGGTGGGGGTGCTGGTGCAGGCCTGGCCGGCGGCGGTGACGACGGTGGCGATCATCGGCGGGATCTTCCTGCTGTGCTACGGATTCCTGGCGGCGAAGCGGGCGCTGAAGCCGTCCGGCCTGACGACGGAAGGCATGACGACGGGCTCCCGCCGCCGCGCGGCGCTGACCTGCCTGGCCATGACCTGGCTGAATCCGCACGTCTACCTGGACACGGTCCTGCTGCTGGGCTCGATCGCGGCGGGCTACGGCGCTCTCCGCTGGGACTTCGCCATCGGCGCGGTGCTGGCCAGCCTGTGCTGGTTCACGGCGATCGGCTTCGGCGCCCGGCTGCTGAGCTCCTTCTTCACCAAGCCGTCGTCCTGGCGGCTGCTGGACGGCCTGGTGGCGGCGACCATGGCGGTGGTGGGGATCGGGCTGCTCGTGGGGGCCTGAATTAATCCGTCGCGACGGCGACCGACGTCGATCTAGTATTACGAAGCACTCCCGGTGCGAAGTCCGACGGTTACTTCCTGGTAAGAAGAAATCACACCGCCGGACACGGTGAACTCGGGAGTGCTGATCGCGGACGTGTCCGGTGCGCAGGCGACGGTTACTTCTAATTCACGGGCCGCGGGTTCGAATCCCGCCCGGGCATGCCCGGTAGCTCAGCTGGGAGAGCAGTGACCATACCGTCACCGACTCTGATCTCGGACACGTCCGTGATCGCCGAAAGGGGGTAGGAACAACAATGGCCAAGTTCAACGTGCTGCGTCGGCCCAAGACTCACGAAGGCGGCGTGGCGGTCAAGCGCGACGTCAAGCGGGAGCTGTTCCTGCTCGCCGTGGCGAACATGGTGGGCGAGCAGACCTTCTACGAGACCGCTGACGAGCGCGACAACCGGTTTGCGCAGCTCGTGCGGTCGGCGACGGTCGCGGACCCGGAGTGGACGGCGCGCCTGCTCGGCTGGCTGCGAAACACGGCGAACATGCGCTCGGCGTCGATCGTCGGCGCGGCGGAATTCGCGTACGCGCGGAACGAGCCGGGCCTGACGCGCCAGGTCGTGAATTCGGTGTTGCAGCGGGCGGACGAGCCAGGCGAATTCCTGTCCTATTGGCTTACGGCTCATGGTCGCGCGATTCCGAAGCCGGTCAAGCGCGGTATCGGCGACGCCGTGAGACGTCTTTACGACGAGCGGGCGCTGCTGAAGTGGGACAGTGAGGCGCGCGGCGTGCGAATGGGTGACGTGCTGAATTTGACGCACCCGAAGCCGGTGGAAAGCTGGCAGGGTGCCCTGTTCGCACATGCCCTCGACCGCCGCCACGGAAACGTCGGGGAAATCCCGGCCGATCTGTCGGTGCTGCACGCCCGGGACGAGCTGATGTCCTGGCCGGTGGAGCGCCGCCGCGAGCTGTTCACGGGCGACGCGACCGCGGCGCTCAAGCTGGCCGGCATGACGTGGGAGTCGGTCGCCGGCTGGCTTCAGGGCCCGCTGTCGGCGGAGGTGTGGACGGCGCTGATCCCGACCATGGGCTACATGGCGCGGCTGCGCAACCTGCGCAACTTCGACCAGGCCGGCGTCTCCGACGAGGTGGCGGCCACGGTCGCGGCCCAGCTGGCCGACCCGGAGCAGGTATCGCGGTCGCGGCAGCTGCCGATGCGGTTCCTGTCGGCGTTCCGCGCGGCCCCGTCGCTGCGCTGGGCGTGGGCGCTGGAGCAGGCGCTGAACGCGAGCCTGGCCACCGTGCCCAGCCTGCCGGGCCGCACGCTGGTGCTGGTCGACCGCTCGGGCTCCATGTTCTACAGCACCGTGTCCGCGCGATCCGACCTGACCAGGGCGGATGCGGCCGCGCTGTTCGGCACGGCGCTCGCGCTGCGGGCGGCGAACGCCGACCTCGTGCAGTTCGGCAGCACGGCCCGCCGGGTCGAGCTGCGGGCCGGCGAGTCGGTGCTGCCGGTGGTGCGGGACCGGTTCGCCGATTTCGGTGGCACGAACACGATCGGCGCGCTGAAGCAGTTCTACCGTCGCCATGACCGCGTGGTCATCGTGACGGACGAGCAGCACAACGGGTCGTCGCTGCCGAGCTCGGTCGTGCCGAAGGGTGTGCCGGTCTACACGTGGAACCTGGCCGGCTACGAGTTCGGGCACACCGAGGGCCGCTACACCTTCGGTGGCCTGAGCGACGCGGCCTTCGGCATGGTGCCGCTGCTGGAAGCCGGCGAGCGCGAGGCCTGGCCGTTCTGACCCCCGCGAGTCCCGCTCACAGTCACATCGAATGCGTGAAACGGATTCACGCATTCGATGTGACGCTAGGCGGGACTCGCGGGGGTCAGGGGGTGTCGGTCGGCGGAACTGACGGGTGGTGACCCACAGTGCCAGTGCCAGCGCGCCGAGCATGGCGGTGGCCAGGATGCGCATGTCCACAATGGACGAGTTCACCGCGCCGCCGCCGAAGCCGCCGCCCCCGAACCCGCCGGAGCCAAGGCTGCCGCCACCCGGCCGACCACCGAAGCCGCCAGAACCGTTGCCGCCGCCGGGAAAACCGCCGGTGGGCGGCGTGCCGGAACCGCCGGTGCCGCCGCGAAAGCCACCGGTGCCGCCGGGCCGCTGACCTCGGCCGCCGCCGAAGCCGCCGCCCGATCCCAGTAGGAACGGCAGGTAGGCGAAGAACGAGGCGAACTGCTCCAACACGGGCAGCGCCCACAGCTTGCGCGGCAGGTAGAACGCCGCCACCACGGTCAACGCGTCGGCCAGGAAGAAGTACCGCTCGTGCATGGCCGGCAGGAAGTACGGCACCAGCAGCACGGACACCGTGGCGGCCAAGATGATCCGTGTGGACGACATCTCCACCCGACGCCACCACACGGCGACGATCAGGGCCAGCACCAGGAATCCCGTCACGAGGATCCCGGTGATCCGGATGGCGGACGACGTCACCGACGTCCCGAGGTACTGGTACACGTTGGGGGCATTCAAGGTCAGCAGGTCGAAGGTCCCGGTCTGGGACACGTAGACCTCTAGAAGCTGCGACGGACTGGTGCCGATGAGCAGCGCCGGAATGTCCAGGACCACGTACACCAGGGGAATGGCCAGCAGCGTCTTCCACGGCATGAAACGCAACAGCACCAACAGAAGTAGCAGCGGGAACAGGAACACCGTCTGGAGCTTCAAGGCGAACGCTATGCCGACAAAGACACAAGCCAGCCAGGGACGCCTGCGCAGCACGAAATACACGCCGCCCACGGCGAAAGCGGCGTACATGGCGTCGGCCTGACCCCACATCGAGGCGTTCACGACCACGGTCGGCAGGAACAACGTCAGCGCCCCGGCCAGCACCGGCCACCACTTGCCCGGATAGCGCAGCGCCACCAGCCGGTACACGAAGTACCCGAGCAGGAAGTCGAAGGCCGCGGACAGCACCTTGATCCCGATCAGCGGCGTCACCGGCAGATAACTCAACGCCGCCAACAGATACAGGTAGGTCACGTTGTAGTTGGCGAAGCTGATGTCCTTGAGCGCCGCGAAACCGCCGTTGGAGGCGATGTGCTCGTACCAGGACAGGAAGATCCGGGCGTCCCCCGTCTCGTAGGACAGGAACGCCATCCGCAGCGCGGCGGCGGCGATCACCACGACCGCCACCACGCCGATCCGCGGCAGGGATCGGCGTGGCGGGGCCTGCGGTGCAGCGAGAGCGACCATGCGCTCAAGTGAAGCGGGCGTGACTGAGTACAGCCTGTGAGCGGAAGACGGTTAGCTGGGAACTGTGTGTGAGAGGCCTACACGTTGGCCAGGGCCAGGCTGGGCAGCTTGGCCACGGCGAAGCTGCGCCGCTGGTAGAACCACCAGGTGACGGCGAAGCACAGCACGTAGAACCCGATGAAGCCGTAGAAGGCGTTGTCGGCGACCTTGGTCGCGGCCACCGAGCTGGCGATGATCCGCGTGACGAAGAAGCCGCCGAAGGCGCCGATCGCCGACACGATGCCGATCGCCGCGGCCGCCTCGCGCTTGCCCTTGCGCACGGCCTCAGCAGAATCGACACCTTCAGCGGTGTCGCGTCGAGCCTGGGCCACGAAGATCGCCGGGATCATCCGGTAGGTGGAGCCGTTGCCGACACCGGCCGTCACGAACAGCACC encodes:
- a CDS encoding LysE/ArgO family amino acid transporter, which codes for MTNVVLVVAAGFGTSLSLIMAIGAQNAFVLRQGIRRDAVLTVVAICGASDAVLIGLGVGGVGVLVQAWPAAVTTVAIIGGIFLLCYGFLAAKRALKPSGLTTEGMTTGSRRRAALTCLAMTWLNPHVYLDTVLLLGSIAAGYGALRWDFAIGAVLASLCWFTAIGFGARLLSSFFTKPSSWRLLDGLVAATMAVVGIGLLVGA
- a CDS encoding TROVE domain-containing protein → MAKFNVLRRPKTHEGGVAVKRDVKRELFLLAVANMVGEQTFYETADERDNRFAQLVRSATVADPEWTARLLGWLRNTANMRSASIVGAAEFAYARNEPGLTRQVVNSVLQRADEPGEFLSYWLTAHGRAIPKPVKRGIGDAVRRLYDERALLKWDSEARGVRMGDVLNLTHPKPVESWQGALFAHALDRRHGNVGEIPADLSVLHARDELMSWPVERRRELFTGDATAALKLAGMTWESVAGWLQGPLSAEVWTALIPTMGYMARLRNLRNFDQAGVSDEVAATVAAQLADPEQVSRSRQLPMRFLSAFRAAPSLRWAWALEQALNASLATVPSLPGRTLVLVDRSGSMFYSTVSARSDLTRADAAALFGTALALRAANADLVQFGSTARRVELRAGESVLPVVRDRFADFGGTNTIGALKQFYRRHDRVVIVTDEQHNGSSLPSSVVPKGVPVYTWNLAGYEFGHTEGRYTFGGLSDAAFGMVPLLEAGEREAWPF